Proteins found in one Nostoc sp. NIES-3756 genomic segment:
- a CDS encoding arylsulfatase yields the protein MKFKSKHWRLPEIVKAIALFLLITLLMVNSPALADTSEVLPLPSPEFKGKIGLTYKESQPDFPQPITAPAKAPNVLLVILDDVGFGQASTFGGPVETPNLTRLAETGLRYNQFHTTALCSPTRAALLTGRNHHSVNTGVVEELATGYPGYTTILPKSAATVAEILRQNGYNTAAFGKWHNTPDFETSAVGPFDRWPTGLGFEYFYGFLGGDTNQWSPALVENTKRVDKPNKPDYHLTPDLVDHAIAWIRNQQSIAPEKPFFAYLATGATHAPHHAPKEWIDKYKGKFDQGWDKLREESFARQKQQGVIPANAQLTPRPQELPAWDSLSAEQQKLYAHMAEVFAGFLGHTDYEVGRLINAVDQLGELDNTLVIYIVGDNGASAEGGLTGSVNELQVFNGVPENLQQLLAAYDDLGSPKTFNHFPAAWAWAVNTPFQWTKQIASHFGGTRNPLVISWGANIPDQGSIRSQFHHVIDITPTILEVAGITAPKEVNGVKQQAIEGTSLAYTFDQPDAPSHRKTQYFEMLGNRAIYNQGWVAAARHGRLPWERTVKGNFDTDEWELYNITEDFSEANNLAQDNPEKLEKLQKLFLKEAQKHQVLPLDDRIAERFDVKIRPSLTRGRTTFTYYPGTVGIPEGSAPNLKNRSFSITANVEIPKNGAEGVLLTQGGRFAGWSFFLEDGKPTYVYNYANTARYTIQSPEKLPTGQSTIRLNFDYDGGVGAGGIGKLFINDQQVAEGRIDKTIAYRLALDETFDVGRDTGTPVVDSYQVPFAFTGNLQQVSLELK from the coding sequence ATGAAGTTTAAATCCAAGCACTGGAGATTACCAGAAATTGTTAAGGCGATCGCATTATTTTTGCTCATCACTTTGTTGATGGTCAATAGCCCCGCCCTAGCAGATACATCTGAGGTTTTACCCCTGCCCTCACCAGAGTTCAAAGGTAAAATCGGACTCACCTATAAAGAATCACAGCCCGACTTTCCCCAACCTATCACAGCCCCAGCTAAAGCGCCTAACGTCTTGTTAGTCATATTAGATGATGTGGGCTTTGGACAAGCCAGCACCTTTGGCGGCCCGGTGGAGACTCCTAACTTAACTCGCCTTGCCGAAACAGGATTACGCTACAACCAATTTCACACCACAGCCTTGTGTTCACCTACCAGGGCAGCTTTATTAACTGGACGTAATCACCATTCAGTTAATACAGGGGTAGTTGAGGAATTAGCTACAGGTTATCCTGGCTACACGACAATTTTGCCCAAGAGTGCTGCCACCGTTGCTGAAATATTGCGGCAAAATGGCTATAATACAGCAGCTTTTGGGAAATGGCACAACACCCCAGACTTTGAAACTAGTGCAGTCGGGCCTTTTGATCGCTGGCCTACAGGGTTAGGGTTTGAGTATTTTTACGGCTTCTTGGGTGGCGATACTAATCAGTGGAGTCCGGCTTTGGTAGAAAATACTAAGCGGGTAGACAAACCCAACAAGCCAGATTATCACCTAACTCCTGACTTAGTAGACCATGCGATCGCCTGGATTCGCAACCAACAATCAATTGCACCAGAAAAGCCCTTTTTCGCCTATCTCGCCACCGGAGCCACCCACGCACCCCACCACGCCCCCAAAGAGTGGATAGACAAGTATAAAGGCAAATTTGACCAAGGCTGGGATAAATTACGCGAAGAAAGCTTTGCGCGGCAAAAACAACAGGGTGTAATCCCTGCCAATGCCCAACTCACCCCCCGCCCCCAAGAACTGCCTGCGTGGGATTCTCTCTCAGCCGAACAGCAAAAACTCTATGCTCACATGGCTGAAGTATTTGCTGGATTTTTGGGGCATACAGATTATGAAGTAGGCAGGCTAATTAATGCTGTAGACCAACTAGGCGAACTAGATAACACCCTAGTAATTTACATCGTCGGAGATAACGGTGCTAGTGCAGAGGGCGGTTTAACAGGCAGCGTCAACGAACTCCAAGTCTTCAACGGTGTACCCGAAAATCTCCAACAACTCTTAGCTGCTTATGATGACTTGGGTAGCCCCAAAACATTCAACCATTTTCCCGCAGCTTGGGCATGGGCAGTCAATACTCCCTTCCAGTGGACAAAGCAAATCGCTTCTCATTTTGGCGGTACTCGTAACCCCTTGGTAATTTCCTGGGGCGCAAATATTCCAGACCAAGGTAGCATCCGCAGTCAGTTTCATCATGTAATTGATATCACACCCACAATTTTAGAAGTAGCGGGAATTACTGCCCCTAAAGAAGTGAATGGTGTCAAGCAACAAGCAATCGAAGGTACTAGCCTCGCTTATACTTTCGACCAACCTGATGCACCTTCCCATAGGAAAACACAGTATTTCGAGATGCTGGGCAACCGAGCCATTTACAACCAAGGTTGGGTAGCGGCTGCGCGTCATGGTCGCTTACCTTGGGAACGGACTGTCAAAGGTAATTTTGATACAGATGAGTGGGAACTATATAACATTACCGAAGATTTCAGCGAGGCGAACAACCTAGCACAGGATAATCCAGAGAAGTTAGAAAAACTGCAAAAGTTGTTTTTGAAGGAAGCACAGAAGCATCAAGTTTTACCATTAGACGATCGCATTGCGGAAAGATTTGATGTCAAAATTCGCCCCAGCCTCACCAGAGGACGCACAACTTTTACCTACTATCCTGGTACAGTTGGCATCCCAGAAGGTAGCGCCCCGAACTTGAAAAATCGCTCTTTCAGCATCACAGCTAATGTAGAAATTCCTAAAAATGGGGCTGAAGGTGTTCTCTTAACCCAAGGCGGACGCTTTGCTGGTTGGAGTTTCTTCCTAGAAGATGGCAAACCTACTTACGTCTACAACTACGCCAATACAGCCCGTTACACCATCCAATCCCCGGAAAAATTGCCCACAGGTCAATCTACAATCCGGTTGAACTTTGATTATGACGGCGGTGTAGGTGCAGGCGGCATCGGCAAACTATTCATCAATGACCAACAAGTAGCCGAAGGTCGCATTGATAAAACTATCGCCTATCGTCTAGCCCTAGACGAAACCTTTGATGTAGGCAGAGATACAGGTACTCCCGTCGTTGACTCCTACCAAGTACCCTTTGCTTTTACTGGTAACTTACAGCAAGTCAGTTTGGAGTTGAAATAA
- a CDS encoding bile acid:sodium symporter family protein, protein MYDILAVIDKLALFTFIVCTMLGAGLGLTVQQIWEPLRSPRLVIFSLLTNFVLVPLFVYLLLQVVHLSEPLRDGLLIMALASGPPALPKLAQIVKGNVAFSVGLMMLLMLGTIFYMPTVLPLVVEGVQINSWDIAKPLLLMMVSPLVIGLFIKAKFAAIAPIIQPILFKLSSSGLLLGLVVRLIIHTNDIIGLLQTGAIFVCAVFIIFSFSVGYLLGGPAIDTQRVLGVGTAQRNFAAALLVATSNFADPSVVSIIMVTSILMMLTVLIAGPKFVELDQPTNTQVKQVEV, encoded by the coding sequence ATGTATGACATCTTGGCAGTAATCGACAAGCTTGCACTTTTTACATTTATTGTTTGCACTATGTTGGGTGCAGGTTTAGGTCTAACGGTACAACAAATTTGGGAACCACTCCGTAGTCCCAGGCTCGTTATATTTTCTCTGCTGACAAATTTTGTATTAGTACCACTTTTTGTTTATCTGCTGTTGCAAGTGGTACATCTAAGTGAACCCCTCAGAGATGGCTTACTAATTATGGCGTTAGCATCAGGCCCACCAGCTTTACCTAAACTTGCTCAGATAGTCAAAGGCAATGTAGCTTTTTCTGTAGGGTTAATGATGTTGCTGATGCTTGGCACAATCTTCTATATGCCCACTGTACTGCCTTTAGTGGTAGAAGGTGTACAAATCAACTCTTGGGATATTGCTAAACCTTTATTATTGATGATGGTTAGCCCATTAGTAATTGGACTATTTATCAAAGCCAAATTTGCGGCGATCGCTCCTATTATTCAGCCTATATTATTCAAACTATCTAGTAGTGGATTACTTTTAGGTTTAGTAGTCAGACTGATAATTCACACCAACGATATTATCGGCTTATTACAAACAGGTGCAATCTTTGTTTGTGCTGTCTTTATTATCTTCTCCTTTAGCGTTGGTTATCTTTTAGGCGGCCCTGCTATTGACACTCAACGAGTGCTAGGAGTGGGAACAGCCCAACGCAACTTTGCCGCAGCATTATTAGTAGCTACAAGCAATTTTGCAGATCCCAGCGTAGTAAGCATCATTATGGTCACAAGTATATTAATGATGCTGACAGTTCTTATCGCTGGGCCAAAGTTTGTAGAATTAGACCAACCAACGAATACACAAGTAAAACAGGTAGAAGTGTAA
- a CDS encoding peroxiredoxin-like family protein produces MNPYTIFSQSKLQRVSDGITRPLLENCENTAHILILVWPQLGDFDSLEYAWWLQREAQKFSDEKLAIRAVGIGDRTSGTKFCEYTGFPSENLFVEPDAELHHQLQLYSGLNVSLPGLSVSGKAWLNLMLMCAGLGSPGTLKEVFRGYKGDRFAPQLIADDEIIQGTPLPAFKGSFFRLAGGSGFQRPFELATLRLRNMVEVLSNWQTYVPNSAYLTQRGGTFLFDSKGQLIYEHRDPGILGFAANMSQPLSFLSLLETDRPNPPAPLPTREWG; encoded by the coding sequence ATGAATCCCTACACTATTTTTAGTCAGAGCAAACTTCAGCGTGTTAGTGATGGCATAACACGACCTTTACTAGAAAACTGCGAAAATACCGCACATATTCTGATTTTAGTCTGGCCACAACTTGGGGATTTTGATAGTCTGGAATATGCGTGGTGGTTACAGCGCGAAGCTCAAAAATTCTCAGATGAAAAACTGGCTATTCGTGCAGTAGGAATTGGCGATCGCACTTCTGGAACAAAATTTTGTGAATATACAGGATTTCCTAGCGAAAATTTATTTGTCGAACCTGATGCAGAACTACATCATCAACTCCAGCTTTATTCAGGTTTAAATGTTTCTCTCCCTGGACTTTCTGTGTCTGGGAAGGCTTGGCTAAATCTCATGTTGATGTGTGCAGGGTTGGGGAGTCCGGGAACACTCAAGGAAGTTTTTCGGGGATACAAAGGCGATCGCTTTGCCCCTCAACTAATAGCAGATGATGAAATTATTCAAGGTACTCCTCTACCTGCTTTTAAAGGCTCGTTTTTCCGATTAGCTGGCGGTAGTGGGTTTCAACGTCCCTTTGAATTAGCTACTCTAAGGTTACGGAATATGGTAGAAGTTCTGAGTAATTGGCAGACTTACGTACCAAATTCTGCCTACTTAACTCAACGTGGTGGAACCTTTCTGTTTGATAGCAAAGGTCAGTTGATTTACGAACATCGAGATCCAGGGATTCTAGGCTTTGCTGCTAATATGAGTCAGCCCTTATCTTTTTTATCGTTGCTGGAAACAGATAGACCTAACCCCCCAGCCCCCCTCCCTACAAGGGAATGGGGATAA
- a CDS encoding beta strand repeat-containing protein has translation MQNTARVWSLGLHMTLVLGLTFFDLVSGIGSRQKVLAQIQPDTTLGNESSVLVPGVDIIQGGAVRGINLFHSFSEFSIEEGRSVYFSNPIGVENIITRVTGNNRSDILGTLGVLGKANLFLINPNGIVFGQNAKLDVKGSLVASTADSLVFGNGFVFSARNPQAPPLMTINVPLGLQFGTTPGTIVNQSITKDTTGKLVGLQVPVAKTFALVSGDIALEGGYLTAESGRIELGSVGENQLVNISPNVYGWALDYSGVTNFRDINLSQGARATIAGNGGNAIQVQARNLFLSAGSQLDANTIGSAPGGNIIVKASESVELTGRSANGRTPTGLIARTGSTGNAGNINITTQRLKVKDTATISTATFNAGNSGNITVNASESVEVSGSNSTGSSLKADSQPNSTGNAGNVSITTKQLIVRDGGQVGSSTFGSGNGGNLTVIATDSVEVSGVDRNDIFSSTLATQSDQTSTGFSGNLTIQTQSLVIKDGAFVSSSNRGQGRGGKLEIIATKSVAVTGVSFLVDYPTYLQNDGLGRGGAGDLIVTTPLLLVDDRARISAASISGEGGNIIINAKTVLLNRSGVIETDADPSANAFPKPDITIDSTANGGNLTINADNLVVGNNSSITANAVKGQGGNINIRVQGFFVSPGSVITASSELGIDGVVEINKPDADLNNGLIALPANLVDASKLIAQSCGNGGARTASQQSEFVVTGRGGLPSNPRELLTSDAIWQDLQAYVLLNESSKVQQQTSSVAQPPAPIVEAQGWVTGANGQITLVAQAPMTTPHNSSLSPVSCPVAQN, from the coding sequence ATGCAGAACACCGCCAGAGTTTGGAGTTTGGGGTTACATATGACCCTAGTGTTAGGATTAACATTCTTCGATCTGGTTTCTGGAATTGGCAGTAGACAAAAAGTTCTGGCACAAATCCAACCTGATACAACTTTAGGCAACGAATCTTCAGTATTAGTGCCAGGGGTTGATATTATTCAAGGTGGAGCAGTTAGGGGAATCAACTTATTTCACAGCTTTAGCGAATTTAGTATCGAAGAAGGGCGAAGCGTTTATTTCTCCAACCCCATCGGTGTAGAAAACATCATCACACGAGTTACAGGCAATAATCGTTCCGATATCTTAGGTACATTGGGAGTGTTAGGTAAAGCTAACTTATTTTTGATTAATCCCAACGGTATTGTATTTGGACAAAATGCCAAGTTAGATGTAAAAGGTTCTTTGGTAGCGAGTACGGCGGATAGCCTAGTTTTTGGTAATGGCTTTGTGTTTAGTGCGAGAAATCCTCAAGCGCCTCCTTTAATGACTATTAATGTACCCTTGGGATTGCAATTTGGAACCACACCAGGAACTATAGTCAATCAATCAATCACTAAAGATACAACTGGCAAATTAGTTGGGTTACAAGTACCTGTTGCCAAAACCTTTGCCCTTGTAAGCGGTGATATTGCACTTGAGGGAGGATATCTGACAGCAGAAAGTGGGCGCATCGAATTGGGTAGCGTCGGTGAGAACCAGCTTGTAAATATTTCCCCAAATGTTTATGGTTGGGCTTTAGATTACTCAGGTGTAACTAATTTCCGTGACATTAACTTATCCCAAGGTGCGCGAGCCACTATTGCCGGAAATGGAGGTAATGCTATTCAAGTGCAAGCACGAAATTTGTTTTTAAGTGCAGGCTCTCAACTTGATGCTAATACCATAGGGTCAGCACCAGGAGGAAATATAATAGTCAAAGCCTCTGAGTCCGTTGAATTAACGGGTAGGTCAGCGAATGGTCGGACTCCCACTGGTTTAATAGCTAGAACAGGTAGTACAGGTAATGCGGGAAACATCAACATTACTACCCAGCGATTAAAAGTAAAAGACACAGCAACTATCTCCACTGCTACTTTTAATGCTGGAAATTCAGGGAATATCACAGTCAATGCCTCTGAATCTGTAGAAGTATCTGGCAGTAATAGTACAGGCTCTTCTTTAAAGGCTGATAGCCAACCTAACTCTACAGGCAATGCTGGCAACGTCAGCATTACTACAAAGCAGCTAATTGTTCGTGATGGTGGTCAGGTAGGTTCTAGCACCTTTGGTTCAGGAAATGGGGGCAATCTGACCGTCATCGCTACTGATTCGGTGGAAGTCAGTGGTGTAGATCGCAATGATATATTTAGTAGCACTTTGGCTACTCAAAGCGACCAAACGTCCACGGGGTTTAGTGGTAATTTAACAATCCAAACCCAAAGCTTGGTAATTAAAGATGGGGCTTTTGTCTCATCCTCTAATCGTGGTCAAGGACGAGGGGGTAAATTAGAAATAATTGCCACAAAATCTGTGGCGGTTACAGGTGTCTCATTTTTAGTTGACTATCCTACCTATTTACAAAATGATGGGCTAGGAAGAGGAGGCGCTGGGGATCTAATTGTTACCACACCATTACTTTTAGTTGATGATAGAGCCAGAATTAGTGCTGCCAGCATATCAGGGGAAGGCGGTAACATCATCATCAATGCCAAAACAGTGCTTTTAAACCGCAGTGGTGTGATTGAAACCGATGCTGACCCTAGTGCTAACGCTTTTCCCAAACCAGATATTACTATTGACAGCACTGCCAACGGCGGCAATCTCACTATCAACGCAGATAACTTAGTGGTGGGAAACAATAGCTCAATCACTGCCAATGCTGTCAAAGGTCAAGGAGGAAACATCAATATCCGTGTGCAAGGATTTTTTGTATCTCCTGGAAGTGTAATCACTGCCAGTTCCGAGCTTGGTATTGATGGAGTTGTGGAAATCAACAAACCTGATGCTGACCTCAATAACGGACTAATAGCATTACCAGCAAATCTTGTAGATGCTTCTAAACTCATTGCCCAAAGCTGTGGAAATGGTGGAGCAAGAACGGCTAGTCAACAAAGTGAATTTGTTGTCACCGGACGAGGTGGTTTGCCATCAAATCCCCGTGAACTCCTCACTAGTGATGCTATTTGGCAAGATTTACAAGCCTACGTTTTGTTGAATGAGTCAAGTAAGGTTCAACAACAAACAAGTTCTGTGGCTCAACCACCAGCCCCCATTGTGGAAGCTCAAGGATGGGTAACTGGCGCTAATGGTCAGATTACTCTAGTAGCGCAGGCTCCCATGACAACCCCTCATAATTCGTCTTTGTCTCCTGTTAGTTGTCCAGTTGCTCAAAACTGA
- a CDS encoding CHAT domain-containing protein produces the protein MARKQSKFIRRIGVFLLSVLLSVSLTLILQWHQVQASSTLHSQLIQQGRELYQAQRYTEAVNIWQTALKAETNVLSQAMVLNYLSLAYQELGQWQQANQTINSSLDLIRKSAEIKPAKLILAQALNTQGSLQLAQGKAQEALNTWQQATAIYTASGNVQGRIGSLINQAQAQQALGLYLQARKTLVQVEQVLEQQPDKQLQTTGLRSLGNIFRLVGALGDSQRILQRSREIASNISKHELSQTLISLGNTAYAQGNKETALKYYEQAAAIATIPITQIQAQINQLNLLIATGQGQKAANLATQVQQSLTNLSPNRTTIYASINLAKSLMQVSKQPEPSAKLLATAARQSKSLGDRQAESYALGYLGGMYEQTQQWSNAQQLTQQALQLAQAINAPEIAYQWQWQLGRILKAQGAIKPATAAYEVAFTTLKSLRSDLVAINSDIQFSFREAVEPVYREYVALLLNPGVSLEPTQQQLKLARQVIESLQLAELDNFFRSACLQGQIVPVEQIQQSDAALIYPIILPDRLEVILSLPQQTLRHYATKISQNEVEQTIEQLRQNLEKPYTTPEGKTLSAKVYDWLIRPIETQLSQTQVNTLVFVLDGSLRNVPMAALYDGKQYLVEQYSIALTPGLELLGPRPLRQSQLKTLVAGLTEARHGFNSLPNVDDELKAVESEVPSQVLLNQTFTSSALQKQIDSIPFSIVHLATHGQFSSNVEETFVLAWDKPVKVNELKELLRSRNQTTSEPIELLVLSACETAEGDKRAALGLAGIAIQAGARSTLASLWSLDDESGARLVSQFYKELATKQVTKAEALRQAQLSLLKDPDYRHPIHWASYVLLGNWL, from the coding sequence ATGGCAAGAAAACAGTCGAAATTTATACGTCGAATTGGTGTTTTTCTCCTTTCGGTATTACTCAGTGTGAGTCTAACTCTCATATTGCAATGGCATCAAGTCCAGGCTTCCTCGACTCTCCACTCCCAGCTAATTCAACAAGGTCGGGAACTATACCAAGCACAACGTTATACTGAAGCTGTAAATATTTGGCAAACTGCATTAAAAGCAGAGACTAATGTACTGTCTCAAGCAATGGTGTTAAATTATCTGTCTTTGGCTTACCAAGAATTGGGACAGTGGCAACAGGCAAACCAAACAATTAACTCCAGCCTAGATTTAATTAGAAAATCAGCCGAGATAAAGCCAGCAAAACTGATCTTGGCTCAAGCACTCAACACTCAAGGGAGCTTGCAACTAGCTCAAGGTAAAGCCCAAGAAGCACTGAACACTTGGCAGCAAGCAACAGCTATTTATACCGCATCAGGTAATGTGCAAGGTAGAATTGGCAGTCTCATTAATCAAGCTCAAGCTCAACAAGCTTTAGGATTGTATTTGCAAGCACGGAAAACTCTAGTACAGGTAGAACAAGTATTAGAACAGCAACCAGACAAACAATTACAAACTACTGGTCTGCGTAGTTTGGGAAATATATTCAGATTAGTGGGTGCTTTGGGTGATTCTCAAAGAATTTTGCAGCGTAGTCGGGAGATTGCCAGTAATATCTCAAAACACGAACTGAGCCAAACCCTAATTAGCTTGGGTAATACAGCTTATGCCCAAGGTAATAAAGAAACTGCATTAAAATACTACGAACAAGCAGCTGCCATCGCAACTATTCCCATCACGCAGATTCAAGCACAGATTAACCAACTCAACTTATTAATAGCCACTGGACAAGGACAAAAAGCCGCAAATTTAGCAACACAAGTCCAACAGAGTTTAACTAATTTATCCCCCAACCGCACAACTATTTACGCCAGTATTAACCTAGCCAAAAGTTTGATGCAGGTATCAAAGCAACCAGAGCCATCTGCTAAACTACTAGCCACAGCAGCTAGACAGAGTAAAAGTTTAGGCGATCGCCAAGCTGAGTCTTACGCATTAGGCTATCTGGGCGGCATGTATGAACAAACACAACAATGGTCTAATGCACAACAATTAACCCAGCAAGCGTTGCAACTAGCACAAGCAATTAATGCCCCAGAAATCGCCTATCAGTGGCAATGGCAACTAGGACGTATTCTCAAGGCGCAAGGAGCAATCAAACCAGCAACAGCAGCTTACGAGGTAGCTTTCACCACCTTAAAATCTTTACGTAGTGATTTAGTAGCAATTAACAGTGACATTCAATTCTCTTTCCGTGAAGCTGTTGAGCCTGTATATCGTGAATATGTAGCATTACTCTTAAATCCAGGTGTAAGCTTAGAACCCACCCAACAGCAACTAAAACTAGCTAGACAAGTCATAGAATCATTACAACTAGCAGAACTAGATAACTTCTTTCGCTCCGCTTGTCTCCAAGGACAGATAGTTCCAGTTGAGCAAATTCAACAGTCAGATGCCGCGCTCATCTATCCAATTATTCTCCCAGATAGACTAGAAGTTATTCTTAGCCTACCTCAGCAAACATTACGCCATTACGCCACCAAAATATCTCAAAACGAAGTTGAACAAACTATCGAGCAACTCAGACAAAATTTAGAAAAACCTTACACCACGCCTGAAGGAAAAACTTTATCGGCAAAAGTGTATGATTGGTTAATTCGTCCTATAGAAACGCAACTATCGCAAACTCAAGTAAACACATTAGTTTTCGTCTTGGATGGTAGTTTGCGGAATGTGCCAATGGCAGCCTTATATGATGGCAAACAGTATTTAGTAGAACAATATAGTATTGCACTCACACCAGGACTAGAATTACTAGGGCCTCGACCTTTGCGCCAAAGTCAACTGAAAACCTTAGTTGCAGGGTTAACAGAAGCAAGGCATGGATTTAATTCTCTGCCAAATGTTGACGACGAATTAAAAGCTGTTGAGTCAGAAGTGCCTAGTCAAGTTCTCCTCAATCAAACATTTACTAGTTCAGCTTTACAAAAACAGATTGACTCCATCCCTTTTTCTATCGTACATCTAGCAACTCACGGTCAATTTAGCTCTAATGTTGAGGAAACCTTTGTCTTGGCTTGGGATAAACCAGTCAAAGTCAATGAATTGAAAGAACTGTTACGTAGTAGGAACCAAACTACATCTGAGCCGATAGAATTACTTGTTCTTAGTGCCTGTGAAACTGCTGAAGGAGACAAACGCGCAGCTCTAGGACTAGCGGGGATAGCAATTCAAGCAGGCGCTCGTAGTACCCTAGCTTCGCTTTGGAGTTTAGATGATGAATCGGGTGCGCGTCTAGTTAGTCAATTTTACAAAGAACTAGCCACTAAGCAAGTGACAAAAGCTGAAGCCTTACGGCAAGCCCAACTCTCACTATTAAAAGACCCTGATTATCGCCATCCCATACATTGGGCATCCTACGTCTTATTAGGAAATTGGCTGTAG